A single window of Verrucomicrobiota bacterium DNA harbors:
- a CDS encoding M23 family metallopeptidase — MERFFTPTAGRTWESGTFGCVRGEGWQLHEGIDILCTQRDKHGEPTDPILATADGTVSYFNPHAALSNYGKYIVLQHTVDGLEVFSLYAHLSEINAALKTGQRIRAGEVIGIMGRTSNTRERITTDRAHLHFELNLFLNEHFSDWYKKNLPGERNDHGIWNGQNMAGMDLRLILLQQARLGTNFNLLHFVRNQTELCRVLVRKTNFSFLQRYQPLVWQNPVASRDGIVAYEVSLDYSGLPFKLVPRAESELQAIKGHAKFTLLSVNEKEERNCPCRKLVTQKTGHWALGQHGIQLLELLTW, encoded by the coding sequence ATGGAACGTTTCTTTACGCCGACGGCAGGTCGTACTTGGGAGAGCGGCACGTTCGGCTGCGTGCGCGGCGAAGGCTGGCAGTTACATGAAGGCATCGACATTCTTTGCACCCAGCGGGACAAACACGGCGAACCCACCGATCCGATCCTGGCGACGGCGGATGGCACCGTCTCCTACTTCAACCCGCACGCGGCACTCTCGAATTACGGCAAATACATCGTGCTGCAACACACCGTGGACGGACTGGAGGTATTCTCCCTGTACGCCCACTTGAGCGAGATAAACGCCGCGCTCAAGACCGGCCAGCGAATCCGGGCGGGCGAGGTCATTGGCATCATGGGGCGGACTTCCAACACCCGCGAACGCATCACCACCGATCGCGCGCACCTGCACTTCGAGCTGAATCTATTTCTCAATGAGCATTTTTCGGACTGGTACAAAAAGAACCTGCCCGGCGAGCGCAATGACCACGGGATATGGAACGGTCAGAACATGGCCGGCATGGACCTGCGGCTGATTCTGCTGCAACAAGCGCGCTTAGGCACCAACTTCAACTTGCTCCACTTCGTGCGCAACCAGACGGAATTGTGCCGGGTATTGGTGCGGAAAACCAATTTTTCTTTCCTGCAACGTTACCAGCCGCTCGTCTGGCAAAACCCGGTCGCGAGCCGCGATGGCATTGTCGCCTACGAGGTCAGCTTGGATTACAGCGGCCTGCCGTTCAAACTCGTCCCCCGGGCGGAGAGCGAATTGCAAGCGATCAAGGGACACGCCAAATTTACCCTGTTATCCGTGAACGAAAAAGAGGAAAGAAACTGCCCGTGCCGCAAACTCGTGACGCAAAAAACCGGCCACTGGGCGCTGGGCCAGCACGGGATTCAATTATTGGAGCTGCTGACTTGGTAG
- the upp gene encoding uracil phosphoribosyltransferase translates to MSQPSRGPKTVRGVPKNVTVINHPMIQHNLTLLRDTRTNPQEFRRLLGEIASLMVYEATRTWESVATSVTTPLAPAKGSSLKREVVLVPVLRAGLGMLDAILQLIPHARVGFIGLKRNEETLEAMSYLKSLPGDLSAAEILLIDPMLATGGSTEAALDLLIERGAQRVRLVNLVAAPEGIQRVHARYPKVPIFTAAIDERLNDKGYILPGLGDAGDRLFGV, encoded by the coding sequence ATGAGCCAACCATCGCGAGGACCGAAGACCGTACGCGGCGTTCCCAAGAACGTCACCGTCATCAATCACCCGATGATCCAGCACAACCTGACCTTGTTGCGGGACACGCGCACCAATCCCCAGGAATTCCGCCGTTTGCTTGGCGAAATCGCGTCGCTCATGGTCTATGAGGCCACCCGCACTTGGGAGAGCGTCGCCACTTCGGTGACAACTCCACTTGCCCCGGCGAAGGGATCGAGCCTGAAACGGGAAGTGGTCTTGGTACCGGTGTTGCGTGCCGGTTTGGGTATGCTGGATGCCATCCTGCAATTGATCCCGCACGCCCGCGTCGGCTTTATCGGGCTGAAGCGCAACGAGGAAACCCTCGAAGCCATGTCGTACCTGAAAAGTCTCCCTGGTGATTTGAGTGCGGCGGAGATATTGCTGATTGATCCCATGCTGGCCACAGGCGGCAGCACCGAGGCGGCGCTGGACTTGCTCATCGAACGGGGTGCGCAACGGGTGCGGTTGGTCAATTTGGTGGCGGCTCCGGAAGGCATCCAGCGCGTCCATGCCCGGTATCCAAAAGTGCCGATATTCACCGCCGCCATTGACGAACGGCTGAATGACAAAGGTTATATTTTACCTGGCTTGGGGGATGCGGGCGACCGGTTGTTCGGCGTGTAA